ATACGTAGAAAACCACCACGCTCGGCTCCCCAGGAAGGGGAGGCAGAGCGCGGTGGTTTTTGTTATCTTTCCCTGCGACCCAAGCGCATTCTTTGTTTCGGTCAGGGTTGTAGTAGTTGCCTGAGACACTGCTATACTGACACCCATACACGCAATGAGCCGGCCATCACCGGGGAGCGTTTCGGAAGAACAGTCCAGCAATAAATGGGCCCAGTAGAACCGAACGGTTTGGCACCGTTACAAAGCCGTATTAAATAAGCGGGCTATCGCGTGAAACCGCATGGTTCTTGTTCGCAAGAACCGTCGTAAAGCGTGATGCCAAGCGGGGTGGTACCGCGCGAGACTCCTTTTCAGTGTCACCAGTAACAACGCTGAAGGGGCTAGGCACGCGTCCCCGTGGTGAGTATTAATGATGTTCGACCACGGAAGTGACGTAAAAACGGTGTCTAATTCGAACGATGTAAATGCCTCTGCTGAGGCCACTCCGGCAGGCGGCGCGTATCCGCGCACTGCTGACTTTGGTAAGTACACGTCGAGCCCGAAGTTCCCGGAGCTGGAGGAAAAGGTTCTGGAGTACTGGGGTAAGGACAGCACTTTCCAGGCCTCTATTGATCAGCGCGATGGGGCGGACGAATACGTCTTTTATGATGGCCCGCCGTTTGCCAACGGTCTACCGCACTACGGTCACCTGCTGACCGGTTACGTCAAGGACATCGTTCCGCGTTACAAGACCATGCGTGGTTACCAGGTTGGCCGTGTCTTTGGCTGGGACTGCCATGGTCTGCCGGCTGAGCTGGAGGCAGAGAAGCAGCTCGGTATTAAGGACAAGGGCCAGATTGAGGAAATGGGTCTGGCTAACTTCAACAAGTACTGCGCCGAGTCGGTGCTGCGGTATGCGGGCGAGTGGAAGGAATATGTCACTCGTCAAGCTCGTTGGGTTGACTTTGACGGCGGATACAAGACCATGGACATGAGTTACATGGAGTCCGTGATTTGGGCCTTCAAGGAGCTCTATAACAAGGGCCTGGTCTACCAGGGGTTCCGCGTGCTGCCGTACTCCTGGGCAGAGCACACCCCGCTATCCAACCAGGAGACCCGCCTGGATGACTCCTACAAGATGCGGCAGGACCCGACCCTGACCGTGACCTTCCCGTTCACCGGCGCCAAGGCCGGCTCTGCAGCGGAGAAGACGCTGGCGGACAACCCGGTGCTCGCTGACACTGCGGCTATCGCTTGGACCACCACGCCGTGGACGCTGCCGTCCAACCTTGGCCTGGCCGTGAACCCGAAGGTCACCTATGCCGTAGTTAAGGTCGGAGGGGATTCCTCCGTGCCGGAGTTTGCAGGTAAGACCTTCCTGCTGGCAGAGGCGCTGATTGGTGCCTATGCCAAGGAATTGGGCAAGGAACACGAGGTCGTGGCTACGTTCGCTGGTGCTGACCTGGAAGGTCTGACCTACCAGCCGATCTTCGAGTACTTCGCAGATCACCCGAACGCCTTCCAGATTATGGTGGCCGACTATGTCACCACCGAGGACGGTACTGGTGTGGTCCATCAGGCACCGGCATTCGGTGAAGACGATATGAACACCTGTAATGAATACGGCATCGATGTCATCATTCCGGTGGACATGGACGGTAAGTTCACTTCCCAGGTGCCGGAGTACCAGGGCAAGTTGGTCTTCGACGCTAACAAGGACATCATCCGTGACCTGAAGGCCGCTGGCCGCGTCGTCCAGCACCGCACCATCGAGCACTCCTACCCGCACTCCTGGCGTTCGGGCGAGCCGCTAATCTACATGGCACTGCCAAGCTGGTTCGTGTCCGTTACCAAGATCCGCGAGCGCATGGTGGAGCTCAACCACAACGAGATTGAGTGGATGCCGGAGCACGTGCGCGACGGTCAGTTCGGCAAGTGGCTCGAGGGGGCACGTGACTGGAATATCTCCCGTACCCGCTACTGGGGTTCGCCTATTCCGGTGTGGGTTTCCGACAACGACGAGTACCCGCGTGTCGACGTCTACGGTTCCCTCGATGAGCTGGAGGCGGACTTCGGCGTTCGCCCGACCACACTGCACCGCCCGGAGATTGACGAACTGGTGCGCCCGAACCCGGACGACCCGACCGGCAAGTCCATGATGCGCCGCGTCCCGGACGTCCTGGATGTCTGGTTCGACTCCGGTTCCATGCCGTTTGCGCAGTTCCACTACCCGTTCGAGAACAAGGAGTGGTTCGAGTCCCACGCACCGGCCGACTTCATTGTGGAGTACATCGGCCAGTCCCGCGGCTGGTTCTACCTGCTTCACGTCCTGTCGGTTGCACTGTTTGACCGCCCGGCGTTCAAGAAGGTCGTCGCCCACGGCATCGTGCTGGGTGATGACGGCAACAAGATGAGTAAGTCCAAGCGCAACTACCCGGATGTCAACGAGGTCTTCGACCGCGACGGCTCCGACGCCATGCGCTGGTTCCTCATGTCCAGCCCGATTCTGCGCGGTGGCAATCTGATCGTCACCGAGCAGGGTATTCGCGAGGGCGTGCGCCAGGCGCTTCTGCCAATGTGGAACGCATACTCGTTCCTGCAGCTCTACGCCTCCAAGCCGGCCGAGTGGTCGGTGGACTCCGACAACATCCTGGACAAGTACATCCTGGCCAAGCTTGCAGCAACTGTCCGTGCTGTCACTGAGTGCCTGGACAACACCGACATTGCTGCTGCCACCGATGAGGTCCGTCAGTTCTGTGACGCACTGACCAACTGGTACGTGCGCCGCTCCCGCGACCGCTTCTGGGCCGGCGATGTCAAGCACCCAGAGGCATTCAACACCCTATACACGGTGCTGGAGGTTCTCACCCGCGTGGCTGCTCCGCTGCTGCCGATGGCCACCGAGGTCATCTGGCGCTCGCTCACTGGCGGCCGCTCGGTGCACCTGGAGGATTGGCCGGACGTCGACAAGCTGCCGACCGATGACGAACTCGTTGAGTCCATGGACATTGTCCGCAATGTCTGCTCGGCAACATCGCGCATCCGCAAGGCCAACCAGCTGCGAAACCGCCTGCCGCTGAAGAAGCTAACCCTGGCATTCCCGGATGCCGAACGTCTGCGTGATTACGCCGACATCGTTTCCTCCGAGGTCAACGTCGACAAGGTGGAGTTCACCTCCGACGTGGACTCGGTGGGACGTTTCGAGGTCTCCGTCAACGCTCGCGTGGCCGGTCCACGCCTGGGCAAGGACGTTCAGAAGGTCATTAAGGCTGTGAAGTCCGGCAACTACGAGGTTGTCGACGGCGCCGTTGTCGCCGATGGTATTCCGCTGCAGGAGGGCGAGTACACCCGCAATCTGGTCGCGATCTCGCCGGATTCCACCGCTGAGG
The nucleotide sequence above comes from Corynebacterium amycolatum. Encoded proteins:
- the ileS gene encoding isoleucine--tRNA ligase is translated as MMFDHGSDVKTVSNSNDVNASAEATPAGGAYPRTADFGKYTSSPKFPELEEKVLEYWGKDSTFQASIDQRDGADEYVFYDGPPFANGLPHYGHLLTGYVKDIVPRYKTMRGYQVGRVFGWDCHGLPAELEAEKQLGIKDKGQIEEMGLANFNKYCAESVLRYAGEWKEYVTRQARWVDFDGGYKTMDMSYMESVIWAFKELYNKGLVYQGFRVLPYSWAEHTPLSNQETRLDDSYKMRQDPTLTVTFPFTGAKAGSAAEKTLADNPVLADTAAIAWTTTPWTLPSNLGLAVNPKVTYAVVKVGGDSSVPEFAGKTFLLAEALIGAYAKELGKEHEVVATFAGADLEGLTYQPIFEYFADHPNAFQIMVADYVTTEDGTGVVHQAPAFGEDDMNTCNEYGIDVIIPVDMDGKFTSQVPEYQGKLVFDANKDIIRDLKAAGRVVQHRTIEHSYPHSWRSGEPLIYMALPSWFVSVTKIRERMVELNHNEIEWMPEHVRDGQFGKWLEGARDWNISRTRYWGSPIPVWVSDNDEYPRVDVYGSLDELEADFGVRPTTLHRPEIDELVRPNPDDPTGKSMMRRVPDVLDVWFDSGSMPFAQFHYPFENKEWFESHAPADFIVEYIGQSRGWFYLLHVLSVALFDRPAFKKVVAHGIVLGDDGNKMSKSKRNYPDVNEVFDRDGSDAMRWFLMSSPILRGGNLIVTEQGIREGVRQALLPMWNAYSFLQLYASKPAEWSVDSDNILDKYILAKLAATVRAVTECLDNTDIAAATDEVRQFCDALTNWYVRRSRDRFWAGDVKHPEAFNTLYTVLEVLTRVAAPLLPMATEVIWRSLTGGRSVHLEDWPDVDKLPTDDELVESMDIVRNVCSATSRIRKANQLRNRLPLKKLTLAFPDAERLRDYADIVSSEVNVDKVEFTSDVDSVGRFEVSVNARVAGPRLGKDVQKVIKAVKSGNYEVVDGAVVADGIPLQEGEYTRNLVAISPDSTAEVDGVNGLVVLDTELDEDLESRGWAADRIRGLQDARKNAGLEVTDRISVKLQVPSEREEWANRHADLIAREVLATAFEVVAGGESLSYDVADGCSADIAKQ